One window of Streptomyces sp. FIT100 genomic DNA carries:
- a CDS encoding HelD family protein, producing MPASAPLDPPLDPPPALSPDPSPAPSPAPSPDPLERERAHLTASRTALRTMREDVQALDIRDVTANWVNAAVLEAQVQERIKALADLAHTPLFFGRLDYLPTTQHGQRFYIGRRHVHDGAGDPMVVDWRAPVSQPFYRASKKDPQDVRLRRRFGYTAGDLTAYEDEHLTDPAEAERTSRLLQAEIERPRVGPMRDIVATIQPEQDEIVRSGLSGTVCVQGGPGTGKTAVGLHRVAYLLYAHRERLARTGTLVIGPNRSFLHYIEQVLPALGELEVQQTTVDDLVAQVEVQAEDPAETAVIKGDARMATVLRRALRSHVTPPAEALMVVRGSRRWRVPAYELEEIVRELLDRDIRYGAARDALPQRIAHAVLVRMEAAGEAPDDRVQDAVARNAAVKAAVRTIWPAVDPARLVLRLLSDADFLAEHAEGLLTTDEQKAVLWTRPPRSARSAKWSSADAVLIDEASDLVERTHSLGHVVLDEAQDLSPMQYRAVGRRCTTGSATVLGDLAQGTTPWATGSWTEALAHLGKPDAAVEELTAGFRVPREVIAYASRLLPHMSPGLAEVRSVRESPGSLEIRTAASGDADVVAACLQALRNEGSIGLIAADARVPALTSALATAGLRPLAPGEETTPDSRLTLVPASLAKGLEYDYVVLDEPAAIVDAEPDERTGLRRLYVALTRAVSGLTVLHTAPLPSQLS from the coding sequence GTGCCCGCGTCCGCCCCACTCGACCCGCCACTCGACCCGCCCCCCGCACTGTCGCCCGATCCGTCGCCCGCCCCGTCGCCCGCCCCGTCGCCCGATCCGCTCGAGCGTGAGCGCGCCCATCTGACCGCCTCACGCACCGCGCTGCGCACCATGCGCGAGGACGTCCAGGCCCTCGACATCCGCGACGTCACGGCGAACTGGGTCAACGCCGCCGTCCTGGAGGCCCAGGTCCAGGAGCGGATCAAGGCGCTCGCCGATCTCGCGCACACCCCGCTCTTCTTCGGCCGGCTCGACTATCTCCCCACCACCCAGCACGGGCAGCGCTTCTACATCGGCCGCCGCCACGTCCACGACGGCGCCGGCGACCCGATGGTGGTCGACTGGCGTGCGCCCGTCTCCCAGCCGTTCTACCGGGCTTCCAAGAAGGACCCGCAGGACGTCCGGTTGCGCCGCCGCTTCGGCTACACCGCAGGCGACCTCACGGCGTACGAGGACGAGCACCTCACCGACCCGGCAGAGGCCGAACGAACCAGCAGGCTGCTCCAGGCGGAGATCGAGCGCCCGCGCGTCGGCCCCATGCGGGACATCGTCGCCACGATCCAGCCCGAGCAGGACGAGATCGTACGGTCGGGGCTGTCCGGCACGGTGTGCGTGCAGGGCGGCCCGGGCACCGGGAAGACCGCCGTCGGTCTGCACCGGGTGGCCTATCTGCTGTACGCGCACCGGGAACGGCTGGCCCGCACCGGCACCCTCGTCATCGGACCGAACCGCTCCTTCCTCCACTACATCGAGCAAGTCCTGCCCGCACTGGGCGAGTTGGAGGTCCAGCAGACGACGGTCGACGACCTCGTCGCACAGGTGGAGGTACAGGCCGAGGACCCCGCCGAGACCGCCGTCATCAAGGGCGACGCCCGCATGGCCACGGTGCTGCGGCGCGCGCTGCGCTCGCACGTCACCCCGCCGGCCGAGGCCCTCATGGTCGTACGGGGCTCACGCCGCTGGCGCGTCCCCGCCTACGAACTGGAGGAGATCGTCCGCGAGTTGCTCGACCGCGACATCCGGTACGGGGCCGCGCGCGACGCCCTCCCGCAGCGGATCGCGCACGCCGTGCTCGTACGGATGGAAGCCGCCGGCGAGGCGCCCGACGACCGGGTACAGGACGCGGTGGCGCGCAACGCGGCGGTGAAGGCCGCGGTCAGGACGATCTGGCCGGCGGTGGACCCGGCCAGGCTGGTCCTGCGGCTGCTCTCCGACGCGGACTTCCTCGCGGAGCACGCGGAAGGACTGCTGACCACGGACGAGCAGAAGGCCGTCCTGTGGACCCGGCCGCCGCGGTCGGCACGGTCGGCGAAGTGGTCGTCCGCGGATGCCGTGCTGATCGACGAGGCGAGCGACCTGGTCGAGCGCACCCACTCGCTCGGGCACGTGGTGCTGGACGAGGCGCAGGACCTGTCCCCGATGCAGTACCGGGCGGTGGGGCGCCGCTGCACGACCGGCTCGGCGACAGTCCTCGGCGACCTGGCGCAGGGCACGACGCCGTGGGCGACGGGGAGCTGGACCGAGGCGCTGGCCCACCTCGGCAAGCCGGACGCGGCGGTGGAGGAGCTGACGGCGGGCTTCCGCGTGCCGCGCGAGGTGATCGCGTACGCCTCGCGGCTGCTGCCGCACATGTCACCGGGCCTGGCGGAGGTCCGCTCGGTCCGGGAGTCCCCCGGGTCGCTGGAGATCCGGACGGCGGCGTCCGGCGACGCGGATGTGGTGGCCGCGTGCCTCCAGGCCCTGCGCAACGAGGGCTCCATCGGCCTGATCGCGGCGGACGCACGCGTCCCCGCGCTGACGTCCGCACTCGCCACGGCGGGCCTGCGCCCGCTCGCCCCGGGCGAGGAGACGACGCCCGACTCCCGCCTCACGCTGGTGCCGGCGTCCCTGGCGAAGGGCCTGGAGTACGACTACGTCGTCCTGGACGAGCCCGCGGCGATCGTCGACGCGGAACCGGACGAACGCACCGGCCTGCGCCGCCTGTACGTCGCCCTGACCCGCGCGGTCTCGGGCCTGACGGTGCTCCACACGGCACCGCTCCCCTCGCAACTGTCCTGA
- a CDS encoding copper homeostasis protein CutC yields MSSRAVLEVIALDAQDAVAAEAGGADRLELVTDMAADGLTPSRETFAAVRAAVDIPLRVMLRLSDGFAAGSAEDVETLVLAARALRAEGADEFVLGFLDAQGNPDLVMVERLVAEIEGCRWTFHRAIDRAADRDALRKQLADVPGLDTYLTAGSAAGVDEGIPVLLAEAARRGEPGYEAQLLVGGGLRLDHLPALRAAGIDAVHIGGAARPRGWAAPVEAAAVRAWRGALDA; encoded by the coding sequence ATGAGCAGTCGTGCAGTCCTGGAGGTGATCGCCCTCGACGCGCAGGACGCGGTCGCCGCGGAGGCCGGAGGAGCCGACCGCCTGGAGCTCGTCACCGACATGGCCGCCGACGGCCTCACCCCCTCCCGGGAGACCTTCGCGGCCGTCCGCGCGGCCGTCGACATCCCGCTGCGCGTGATGCTGCGGCTGTCCGACGGCTTCGCGGCGGGCAGCGCGGAGGACGTCGAGACGCTCGTCCTGGCCGCGCGGGCGCTGCGGGCGGAGGGCGCGGACGAGTTCGTCCTCGGCTTCCTCGACGCACAGGGCAACCCGGACCTCGTCATGGTCGAGCGGCTCGTCGCCGAGATCGAGGGATGCCGGTGGACGTTCCACCGGGCCATCGACCGGGCGGCGGACCGGGACGCGCTGCGCAAGCAGCTGGCGGACGTGCCGGGCCTCGACACATACCTGACCGCCGGGTCGGCGGCCGGTGTGGATGAGGGCATCCCGGTCCTGCTCGCGGAGGCGGCGCGGCGGGGCGAGCCCGGGTACGAGGCGCAGCTGCTCGTCGGCGGCGGCCTGCGCCTGGACCACCTGCCCGCGCTCCGCGCCGCGGGCATCGACGCGGTCCACATCGGCGGGGCGGCACGACCGCGGGGGTGGGCGGCGCCGGTCGAGGCGGCGGCGGTGCGGGCTTGGAGGGGGGCGCTGGACGCGTAG
- a CDS encoding DUF6479 family protein: protein MNSLMIVQSSSVTDQAAASQLAGIGPFIIGIILIALLAGAMWYEGRRRLQERAPRPEEQPKAPDHPTHIEEVREPDEDAFPTGGERLLPYNLKTYSSHAAPEAEVSPAAAEADAESEAGPGETGAGRAAGPGGGDAGEGPAPRTA from the coding sequence ATGAACTCGTTGATGATCGTCCAGAGCAGCTCGGTCACCGATCAGGCGGCCGCGTCGCAGTTGGCCGGGATCGGTCCGTTCATCATCGGAATCATTCTGATCGCGCTGCTCGCGGGCGCGATGTGGTACGAGGGGCGGCGGCGGCTGCAGGAGCGCGCGCCGCGGCCGGAGGAGCAGCCGAAGGCGCCGGACCATCCGACCCATATCGAGGAGGTCCGGGAGCCGGACGAGGACGCCTTCCCGACCGGCGGTGAGCGGTTGCTTCCGTACAACCTCAAGACGTACAGCAGCCATGCGGCTCCGGAGGCGGAGGTGTCGCCGGCGGCGGCGGAGGCGGATGCGGAGAGCGAGGCCGGTCCAGGCGAGACCGGTGCGGGCAGGGCCGCCGGCCCTGGCGGGGGCGATGCCGGTGAGGGCCCGGCGCCCCGTACGGCCTGA
- a CDS encoding Cmx/CmrA family chloramphenicol efflux MFS transporter — MPLAVYVLGLSVFALGTSEFMLSGLLPPIAEDMDVSIPRAGLLISAFAIGMVIGAPLLAVATLRLPRKATLVSLLAVFGLGQIAGAIAPTYGMLFASRVVSALACAGFWAVGAAVAMATVPLNARARAMAVMIGGLSIANVLGVPAGAFLGEHLGWRSAFWAVGAASAVALVGVLALIPRIPLPERAPRLRRELTIYRERQVWLSVAITALAAGGVFCAFSYLAPMLTEVAGLDEGLVPTVLALFGIGALAGTTIGGRVADAHLFGVLLSGVAASAVLLAALALFAGTPVLAVGLSFLIGVASFYTAPALNARLFNVAAAAPTLAGATATAAFNLGNTGGPWLGGTVIDAGFGFASTAWAGAAMALVALALVALALRLGDTAPRSHLAASSPARPKTGLACAD, encoded by the coding sequence ATGCCCCTGGCCGTCTACGTCCTCGGCCTCTCCGTCTTCGCCCTCGGCACCAGCGAGTTCATGCTCTCCGGGCTGCTGCCGCCCATCGCCGAGGACATGGACGTCTCGATACCCCGGGCCGGACTGCTGATCTCCGCGTTCGCCATCGGCATGGTGATCGGCGCGCCACTGCTCGCCGTGGCGACCTTGCGGCTGCCCCGCAAGGCCACGCTGGTCTCCCTCCTCGCGGTCTTCGGCCTCGGCCAGATCGCCGGCGCGATCGCGCCGACGTACGGGATGCTCTTCGCCTCCCGTGTCGTCAGCGCGCTCGCCTGTGCCGGATTCTGGGCGGTCGGCGCCGCCGTGGCGATGGCGACCGTGCCTCTGAACGCACGCGCCCGCGCCATGGCGGTGATGATCGGCGGACTCTCGATCGCGAACGTCCTCGGCGTGCCGGCCGGTGCCTTCCTCGGCGAGCACCTCGGCTGGCGTTCCGCGTTCTGGGCGGTCGGCGCCGCGTCCGCGGTCGCGCTCGTCGGCGTACTGGCCCTGATCCCGCGGATCCCCCTCCCCGAGCGGGCACCGCGACTGCGGCGCGAGCTGACGATCTACCGCGAGCGCCAGGTCTGGCTGTCCGTCGCGATCACGGCGCTCGCGGCGGGCGGGGTCTTCTGCGCGTTCTCGTATCTCGCTCCGATGCTCACCGAGGTCGCCGGGCTGGACGAGGGCCTGGTGCCGACGGTGCTGGCGCTCTTCGGGATCGGCGCGCTGGCGGGGACGACGATCGGCGGGCGGGTCGCCGACGCGCACCTCTTCGGTGTGCTGCTGAGCGGTGTCGCGGCATCGGCGGTGCTGCTCGCCGCCCTGGCTCTGTTCGCCGGGACACCGGTGCTCGCCGTCGGCCTGTCCTTCCTCATCGGCGTCGCGTCGTTCTACACGGCCCCTGCGCTGAACGCCCGCCTGTTCAACGTCGCGGCCGCCGCGCCGACGCTGGCGGGCGCGACGGCGACCGCCGCGTTCAACCTGGGCAACACGGGCGGCCCCTGGCTCGGCGGCACGGTCATCGACGCGGGCTTCGGCTTCGCCTCGACGGCGTGGGCGGGCGCCGCGATGGCGCTGGTCGCCCTCGCGCTGGTCGCGCTCGCACTGCGGCTCGGGGACACGGCACCCCGGTCCCACCTCGCGGCGTCTTCGCCCGCACGGCCGAAGACCGGCCTGGCCTGCGCGGACTGA
- a CDS encoding DUF4031 domain-containing protein — protein sequence MTLYIDPPNWPGHGRMWSHLVSDVSFDELHAFAASIGCPPRAFDSDHYDIPAHRYEDAVRAGAVQIGSKELVRRLTEAGLRRPKRRSAPRQDQTEPS from the coding sequence GTGACGCTGTACATCGACCCGCCGAACTGGCCGGGTCACGGCCGTATGTGGTCGCACCTGGTCAGCGACGTGTCCTTCGACGAACTACACGCCTTCGCCGCGTCGATCGGCTGCCCGCCGCGCGCCTTCGACAGCGACCACTACGACATCCCCGCGCACCGCTACGAGGACGCGGTGCGCGCGGGCGCGGTGCAGATCGGCTCCAAGGAGCTCGTACGCCGGCTCACGGAGGCGGGGCTGCGCAGGCCGAAGAGGCGGTCCGCGCCTCGGCAGGATCAAACCGAACCGTCGTGA
- a CDS encoding MurR/RpiR family transcriptional regulator — protein MTSDVKEIFIGQQATGSSDAPPAPAALAAKVRTLAPSMTRSMQRVAEAVAGDPAGCAALTVTGLAELTGTSEATVVRTARLLGYPGYRDLRLALAGLAAQQQSGRAPAVTADIAVDDPIADVVAKLAYDEQQTLADTAAGLDTVQLGAAVTALSGARRIDIYGVGASGLVAQDLAQKLLRIGLVAHAHSDPHLAVTNAVQLRSGDVAIAITHSGSTGDIIEPLRVAFDRGATTVAITGRPDGPVSQYADHVLTTSTARESELRPAAMSSRTSQLLVVDCLFIGVMQRTYESAAPALSASYEALAHRHSPRTR, from the coding sequence GTGACCAGCGACGTGAAGGAAATTTTCATCGGCCAGCAGGCGACCGGAAGCTCCGACGCACCGCCCGCCCCCGCCGCCCTCGCGGCGAAGGTGCGCACGCTCGCGCCGTCCATGACCCGCTCCATGCAGCGGGTCGCCGAAGCCGTCGCGGGCGACCCGGCCGGCTGCGCGGCGCTCACCGTCACCGGCCTCGCCGAGCTCACCGGCACCAGCGAGGCCACGGTCGTCCGCACCGCCCGCCTGCTCGGCTATCCGGGCTACCGCGATCTGCGCCTCGCGCTCGCGGGCCTCGCCGCCCAGCAGCAGTCGGGCCGCGCACCCGCCGTCACCGCCGACATCGCTGTGGACGACCCTATAGCGGATGTCGTCGCCAAGCTCGCCTACGACGAGCAGCAGACCCTCGCGGACACCGCTGCGGGTCTCGACACGGTCCAGCTCGGCGCGGCCGTCACCGCCCTCTCCGGCGCCCGCCGCATCGACATATACGGCGTCGGCGCGTCCGGCCTGGTCGCCCAGGACCTCGCCCAGAAGCTGCTCCGCATCGGCCTCGTCGCCCATGCCCACAGCGACCCGCACCTCGCCGTCACCAACGCGGTGCAGCTGCGCTCCGGCGACGTCGCCATAGCGATCACCCACTCCGGCTCGACCGGAGACATCATCGAGCCACTGCGCGTCGCCTTCGACCGCGGTGCGACGACGGTCGCGATCACCGGCAGGCCGGACGGCCCGGTCTCCCAGTACGCGGACCATGTCCTCACCACGTCGACCGCCCGCGAGAGCGAGCTGCGGCCGGCGGCGATGTCGTCCCGTACGAGCCAGCTGCTCGTCGTCGACTGCCTGTTCATCGGCGTCATGCAGCGCACGTACGAGTCGGCCGCCCCGGCCCTCTCCGCCTCGTACGAGGCGCTCGCGCACCGCCACAGCCCGCGCACCCGCTGA
- the murQ gene encoding N-acetylmuramic acid 6-phosphate etherase: protein MTSTYNALRAQLATLTTEAFRPELAEIDRLPTLDIARIMNGEDRSVPGAVATQLPAIAAAIDATAERMARGGRLIYAGAGTAGRLGVLDASECPPTFNTGPDEVVGLIAGGAEAMVRSVEGAEDSEELAARDLDGLGLTPDDTVVGISASGRTPYAIGAVEHARCVGALTIGLSCNPESALAAAADHGIEVVVGPELLTGSTRLKAGTAQKLVLNMISTITMIRLGKTYGNLMVDVRASNEKLHARSRRIVSLATGAADEDIEAALTAADGEVKTAILMVLSGIDAPTATTRLKETRGHLREALGD, encoded by the coding sequence ATGACATCCACGTACAACGCACTCCGGGCTCAGCTGGCCACCCTCACCACCGAGGCGTTCCGCCCCGAGCTCGCCGAGATCGACCGACTGCCCACGCTCGACATCGCCCGGATCATGAACGGCGAGGACCGGTCGGTGCCCGGCGCCGTCGCCACGCAGCTTCCCGCCATCGCGGCCGCGATCGACGCGACGGCGGAGCGGATGGCCCGCGGCGGCCGGCTGATCTACGCGGGCGCGGGCACGGCGGGCCGGCTCGGCGTGCTGGACGCCAGCGAGTGCCCGCCGACCTTCAACACCGGCCCTGACGAGGTCGTCGGCCTGATCGCGGGCGGCGCCGAGGCGATGGTGCGGTCGGTCGAGGGCGCCGAGGACTCCGAGGAGCTGGCGGCACGGGACCTGGACGGCCTCGGCCTCACCCCCGATGACACCGTCGTCGGCATCTCGGCCTCCGGCCGCACGCCGTACGCCATCGGCGCGGTCGAGCACGCCCGCTGCGTCGGCGCGCTGACGATCGGTCTGTCCTGCAACCCGGAGAGCGCGCTGGCGGCCGCCGCCGACCACGGCATCGAGGTCGTCGTCGGGCCCGAACTCCTCACCGGATCCACCCGGTTGAAGGCAGGCACGGCCCAGAAGCTCGTCCTCAACATGATCTCGACCATCACGATGATCCGGCTCGGCAAGACCTACGGGAACCTGATGGTCGACGTCCGCGCCTCCAACGAGAAACTGCACGCCCGCTCGCGCCGCATCGTCTCCCTGGCGACGGGCGCGGCGGACGAGGACATCGAGGCGGCGCTCACGGCGGCGGACGGCGAGGTGAAGACGGCGATCCTGATGGTGCTGTCCGGCATCGACGCCCCGACGGCGACGACCCGTCTGAAGGAGACCCGGGGCCATCTGCGCGAGGCGCTCGGCGACTGA
- a CDS encoding peptidase, with protein sequence MKIRRVLATAVAAALTTPVVLLSAAPAFADQKPAVQSEQQQPTIEELKAAVAAAQKAYDEAVIELDKRMKAFEALDEETHPLRVAVAEAKKAAEAAASAKVEADQAVVDAQAKVDAVMADPEATDDERVEAARVLGVAQEAAKTAADAKTAADAKAVEVRTTLDDARVAAARQIHLAQEAKKKAQKELDAAKKALADAEEEAGEEPLPECVAEPKLTTVVTGLPEKVVGGTTVAFTLRVTNGTGKAMDEVYPFVGLRAFDEKGVKELDSHLDLEWSTAANPDWEDVDPRSGPIVGSLKAKSSVDVKLRLKIDAEIPAGQGAVGVAADYYNNDESCGGSPDINEYVFQILTKGSNPGNVDDAEGEPGEPNDPTPQGGTSTPSANGTTGGDGSLAATGSSDVMPQFALASGAALVLGAGAVVVARRRKAGAGA encoded by the coding sequence TTGAAGATTCGCCGCGTCCTCGCGACCGCCGTAGCCGCCGCCCTGACCACCCCGGTCGTCCTCCTCTCCGCCGCGCCCGCGTTCGCGGACCAGAAGCCGGCCGTGCAGAGCGAGCAGCAGCAGCCGACGATCGAGGAGCTGAAGGCCGCCGTCGCCGCCGCGCAGAAGGCGTACGACGAGGCCGTCATCGAGCTCGACAAGCGCATGAAGGCATTCGAAGCTCTGGATGAGGAGACCCACCCGCTCCGGGTCGCCGTCGCCGAGGCGAAGAAGGCCGCCGAGGCGGCCGCCTCGGCCAAGGTCGAGGCCGACCAGGCCGTCGTGGATGCGCAGGCCAAGGTGGACGCCGTCATGGCCGACCCCGAGGCCACCGACGACGAGCGGGTCGAGGCCGCCAGGGTGCTCGGCGTGGCCCAGGAGGCCGCCAAGACGGCCGCTGACGCCAAGACGGCTGCCGACGCAAAGGCCGTCGAGGTGCGCACGACCCTGGACGATGCCCGGGTTGCCGCGGCCCGGCAGATCCACCTCGCCCAGGAGGCGAAGAAGAAGGCTCAGAAGGAGCTCGACGCCGCCAAGAAGGCGCTGGCCGACGCGGAGGAGGAGGCGGGCGAGGAGCCCCTCCCGGAGTGCGTCGCCGAGCCCAAGCTGACCACCGTCGTCACCGGTCTTCCGGAGAAGGTCGTCGGCGGTACGACGGTCGCCTTCACGCTGCGCGTCACCAACGGCACCGGCAAGGCGATGGACGAGGTGTACCCGTTCGTGGGTCTCCGCGCCTTCGACGAGAAGGGTGTCAAGGAGCTCGACTCCCACCTCGACCTGGAGTGGTCCACCGCCGCGAACCCGGACTGGGAGGACGTCGACCCGAGGTCCGGCCCGATCGTCGGCTCGCTCAAGGCCAAGTCCTCGGTGGACGTGAAGCTGCGGCTGAAGATCGACGCCGAGATCCCGGCCGGTCAGGGCGCTGTCGGCGTGGCGGCCGACTACTACAACAACGACGAGTCCTGCGGCGGTTCGCCGGACATCAACGAGTACGTGTTCCAGATCCTGACCAAGGGCAGCAACCCGGGCAACGTCGATGACGCCGAAGGCGAGCCCGGCGAGCCCAACGACCCGACCCCGCAGGGCGGTACCTCCACCCCCTCGGCGAACGGGACCACCGGTGGCGACGGCTCGCTCGCCGCGACCGGTTCGAGCGACGTCATGCCGCAGTTCGCCCTCGCGAGCGGCGCGGCCCTCGTGCTCGGTGCCGGGGCGGTCGTCGTCGCCCGCCGCCGCAAGGCCGGTGCCGGCGCCTGA
- a CDS encoding ABC transporter ATP-binding protein: protein MYELTGVAKRYRRGKDTIQALDGVDLTIEDGGRLVIQGPTGGGKSTLLQMLGGLDRPSAGSVVLDGVDLATLPEARLTRVRAEKIGFVFQSFNLVPTLTAQENVETALVPLGLKARERRERAGEALASVGLGERRGHLPGELSGGQQQRVAIARALVKRPAVLLADEPTGNLDESMRDEIMELLEGLWEENGLTFVMVTHDSALARRAPKVATIRKGRVELRVQAVGSG from the coding sequence ATGTACGAACTCACCGGTGTCGCCAAGCGCTATCGGCGCGGCAAGGACACCATCCAGGCCCTCGACGGGGTCGACCTGACCATCGAGGACGGCGGGCGGCTGGTCATCCAGGGCCCCACGGGCGGCGGCAAGTCCACGCTGCTCCAGATGCTCGGCGGGCTCGACCGGCCGAGCGCGGGATCCGTCGTACTCGACGGGGTCGACCTGGCGACCCTGCCGGAGGCCCGGCTGACACGGGTACGGGCGGAGAAGATCGGCTTCGTCTTCCAGAGCTTCAACCTGGTGCCGACGCTGACCGCTCAGGAGAACGTGGAGACCGCGCTCGTACCGCTCGGGCTGAAGGCCCGCGAGCGGCGGGAGCGGGCCGGCGAGGCGCTGGCCTCGGTGGGGCTCGGGGAGCGGCGCGGCCATTTGCCCGGCGAGCTGTCGGGCGGCCAGCAGCAGCGGGTCGCGATCGCCCGGGCGCTGGTGAAGCGGCCGGCGGTGCTGCTGGCCGACGAACCGACGGGCAATCTGGACGAGTCCATGCGCGACGAGATCATGGAGCTGCTGGAGGGGTTGTGGGAGGAGAACGGCCTCACGTTCGTCATGGTCACCCATGACTCGGCGCTGGCGCGACGGGCGCCGAAGGTGGCGACGATCAGGAAGGGCCGGGTGGAGCTCAGGGTGCAGGCGGTGGGGAGCGGCTGA
- a CDS encoding ABC transporter permease encodes MFFTYLRRELRRRRKAALVVASGLALGIALVIVVSSVSAGMNQAQGKVLESLYGLGTDMTVTKAAPPPGEGEGETVRRPRFQFDAKEEGDGEQSQDLVMVEGFEALAASTVAQVAEQDGVADAVGGLNVRVVKVDGEFRRGEFKQDSGGKTMRGGPPTGEVRGGGADFDVNSYSVYGTDVARQTLGPLTSSKITSGRTFKESETDAKVAVVDSAYAKEQKLSVGGTLTISGTKYSIIGIATADSGDAAANVYLPLAQAQTLADAKDKVTTVYVQAADSQRIDGVKDTIQKNIPGTTVTTSSDLAQTVSGSLSTASDLASGVGKWLSIVVLAAAFLVAGLLTSAAVSRRVREFGTLKALGWKSRRVTGQVAGEALVNGLIGGALGIGVGLAGAWAITAFSPTLTAQLGAGGGPQSLGGGGGGRMLAGGPGGAARESASKALDIALTAPVSLTTIGLAVALAVAGGLIAGGFGGWRASRLRPADALRRVE; translated from the coding sequence ATGTTCTTCACCTACCTCAGGCGCGAACTGCGCCGCCGCAGGAAGGCGGCGCTCGTCGTCGCCTCGGGGCTTGCTCTCGGGATCGCCCTCGTCATCGTCGTCAGCTCGGTCTCCGCCGGGATGAACCAGGCGCAGGGGAAAGTGCTGGAGTCGCTGTACGGGCTCGGGACCGATATGACGGTCACCAAGGCCGCGCCGCCGCCGGGGGAGGGGGAGGGGGAGACGGTGCGGCGGCCGCGCTTCCAGTTCGACGCGAAGGAAGAGGGCGACGGTGAGCAGAGCCAGGACCTCGTCATGGTCGAGGGGTTCGAGGCGCTCGCGGCGTCGACCGTTGCGCAGGTCGCCGAGCAGGACGGGGTCGCGGACGCCGTCGGAGGGCTGAACGTACGGGTCGTGAAGGTCGACGGGGAGTTCAGGCGCGGGGAGTTCAAGCAGGACTCCGGGGGGAAGACCATGCGGGGCGGTCCGCCGACCGGGGAGGTGCGCGGTGGTGGGGCCGACTTCGACGTCAACTCGTACTCCGTGTACGGGACCGACGTCGCGCGTCAGACGCTCGGGCCGCTGACCTCGTCGAAGATCACGTCCGGGCGTACGTTCAAGGAGTCGGAGACCGACGCGAAGGTCGCCGTCGTCGACAGCGCGTACGCGAAGGAGCAGAAGCTCTCGGTCGGCGGGACGCTGACGATCTCCGGGACGAAGTACAGCATCATCGGCATCGCGACGGCGGACAGCGGCGACGCGGCCGCCAACGTCTATCTGCCGCTCGCGCAGGCGCAGACGCTGGCCGACGCGAAGGACAAGGTCACCACGGTCTATGTGCAGGCGGCCGACTCGCAGCGCATCGACGGGGTGAAGGACACCATCCAGAAGAACATCCCCGGCACGACGGTGACGACCTCCTCCGATCTGGCGCAGACGGTCTCCGGCTCGCTGTCGACCGCGTCGGACCTCGCCTCCGGCGTCGGCAAGTGGCTGTCGATCGTGGTGCTCGCGGCGGCATTCCTGGTGGCAGGGCTGCTGACGTCGGCGGCGGTGAGCCGGCGGGTGCGGGAGTTCGGCACGCTGAAGGCGCTGGGGTGGAAGAGCCGCCGGGTCACCGGGCAGGTGGCCGGTGAGGCACTGGTGAACGGGCTGATCGGCGGCGCCCTCGGCATCGGTGTCGGGCTGGCCGGCGCATGGGCGATCACGGCGTTCAGCCCCACGCTCACCGCGCAGTTGGGGGCCGGCGGGGGCCCGCAGAGCCTGGGCGGCGGTGGTGGTGGCCGGATGCTCGCCGGCGGGCCGGGCGGGGCCGCCCGGGAGAGCGCGTCGAAGGCCCTCGACATCGCACTGACGGCCCCCGTGTCGCTGACCACCATCGGGCTGGCCGTCGCCCTCGCCGTCGCCGGCGGGCTGATCGCGGGCGGATTCGGCGGTTGGCGGGCGTCGCGGCTGCGGCCTGCGGACGCACTGCGCCGCGTCGAGTAG